One genomic region from Hirundo rustica isolate bHirRus1 chromosome 5, bHirRus1.pri.v3, whole genome shotgun sequence encodes:
- the SFRP2 gene encoding secreted frizzled-related protein 2: MQRRLCALLLLASQCMGSVAGLFPFGEPDFSYKRSNCKPIPAPMLLCRGIEYQSMRLPNLLGHETVQEVLEQASTWIPLVQKQCHPDTRKFLCSLFAPVCIDDLDEIIQPCHSLCEEVKESCAPVMSAFGFPWPDMLDCSRFPKDNDLCIPLASSDHILPVTREAPKVCDACKNKNEDDNDIVENLCKNDFALKIKVKEIAYINGDTKITPETKSKTIYKLNGLTERDLRKIVLWLKGGLQCTCDEMNDINVPYLVMGQKQAGELVITSLKRWQKGQRAFKRFSRSIRKLQC, translated from the exons ATGCAGCGCCGCCTCTgcgccctgctcctgctggcgTCCCAGTGCATGGGCTCGGTCGCCGGGCTCTTCCCCTTCGGGGAGCCCGACTTCTCCTACAAGCGCTCCAACTGCAAGCCCATCCCCGCCCCGATGCTGCTGTGCCGGGGCATCGAGTACCAGAGCATGCGGCTGCCCAACCTGCTGGGGCATGAGACggtgcaggaggtgctggagcaggcgTCCACCTGGATCCCCCTGGTGCAGAAGCAGTGCCACCCCGACACCAGGAagttcctctgctccctctttGCCCCCGTCTGCATCGACGACCTGGACGAGATCATCCAGCCCTGCCACTCGCTCTGCGAGGAGGTGAAGGAGAGCTGCGCCCCGGTGATGTCCGCTTTCGGCTTCCCCTGGCCCGACATGCTGGACTGCAGCCGCTTCCCCAAGGACAACGACCTCTGCATCCCGCTGGCCAGCAGCGACCACATCCTCCCCGTCACCAGGGAAG CACCCAAGGTCTGTGATGcctgcaaaaacaaaaatgaagatgATAATGACATCGTGGAAAACCTCTGCAAAAACGACTTTG CCTTGAAGATAAAAGTGAAGGAGATTGCCTACATCAATGGGGATACCAAGATCACCCCCGaaacaaagagcaaaaccaTCTACAAGCTGAATGGGCTGACAGAAAGAGATCTGAGGAAGATAGTGCTCTGGCTCAAAGGTGGCCTCCAGTGTACCTGCGATGAGATGAACGACATCAACGTCCCCTACTTGGTGATGGGGCAGAAGCAAGCTGGGGAACTCGTGATCACCTCGCTGAAGCGGTGGCAGAAAGGGCAGCGGGCTTTCAAGCGGTTCTCGCGCAGCATCCGCAAACTGCAGTGT